ATAACATGATTTCAGCATGGTGAAACGACGCACCTTCATCCGAACCGCGAGTGCCGCAGGAATACTCGGTCTTGCTGGTTGCACGGGCGACAACGACGATTCCGGCAACGACGGCGACGGAAGCACGACGCCCGGAACGGGTACGGGAACCTCAACGAAGAGCGGTGACGGTGAGACGGTCAACTTCATCCTCACGCCCGCCGAGGCGTCCGTGAACGTCAAACAGCAGTACAAGGGACTGTTCGACTACATCGAAAGCGAAACCGGTGTCACGGTCGAATCGACCAAAGCGGCAAGCTACCCCGCCGTGTTTCAGGCGCTCAAAGGCGGACGCGGTGACCTCGCTGATGCATCGCCCACGCTGGCAGTCGTCGGCGACGAGGAGAACGTCACCGATGTCGTCGGTATCCGCGTCGCATACGGTTCGGCAAAATACTTCTCGCTCATCTCCACCACCCCGGACAGTGGTGCCAACAACCTCTCCGACCTCGAAGGCGAGTCCGTCACGTTCGGTTCCAAAATCTCGACCAGTGGGTCGCTCTTCCCGCTCTACATGCTCCAAGAGGCGGGACTCGACATCGGCAACGCCCCCGAAGGAACTCCGAATGGTTTCGACGGTCAGTGGGCCGGTGACCACGACACTGCACTGAATCAGATGATGAACCGACCCGACGTAATGGCGGCAGGGACGGGTGCGTTCGTCGCCGCACCGCACATTCCGAAAGACCAGTTCCCATCACGGTTCAAAGAGATGTCCTCCGAGTTCGACAACGCCGGAAGCGAAGACGAGGAACTGAAACTGCTGAAGGCGTCGCAACCGATTCCGCGCGCTCCGATTCTCTCCCGCTCCAACTGGGATTCGCCGAAGCGTGAGGAAGTCGAGCAGGCGCTTATCGACGCAACCGAAGAAGACCTCAAAGGCGACGCAAGCGGCGACAACGAACTCTGGTTCACGGGCGTCCAAGAAGGCGACGTGAACGACTACGACCCTGTCAAGAACGTCAAAAACTCGCTCGGTCTCGAATTCGGCAACTAACCGTTCGAATCGTTTCGCACCTCTTTAATATCGAACTGCTTTCTACCTTCATACGAAGCGGTCAACGATTGGCCTATGGCGGGTAAACACGGATACAAGAATGAGCACCATCAAAGTAGAGAACCTTAGTAAATCGTACGGTGATGTGCAAGCACTCAAGGACGTGTCGTTCGAGATACCCGACGGCGAGTTCGTCGTCCTTCTCGGCGAGTCCGGTGCAGGGAAATCGACGCTTCTTCGCTGTCTGAACGGACTGACGAAGCCTACTTCGGGAAGCGTCACCATCGGCGGCGAACCGATTACCGGGCCACGGGACGACGTGGCGATGATTTTCCAGCAACACTACATCATCGGTCAGTTGAGCGCGTACGCGAACGCACTCACTGGGTCACTCAACCGAACGTCGTTTTTCCGGAGTCTGTTCCAGTGGAACGACAGGGCGGACAAAATGGAGGCCCTTCGTGCGCTCGACACTGTCGGACTGCTCGACGAAGCAGGCCAGCAAGCGAGTCGCATGAGCGGGGGACAGCAACAACGAGTCGGTATCGCTCGCGCGTTGGTTCAGACGCCGAACCTGCTGCTCGCGGACGAACCCGTCGCGAGTCTCGACCCAGCGAGCGCGGAAAGTGTGATGGGATACATTCGGAATGCGGCGGGCGAACGGGATTTGACGACGATTGCCAGTCTCCATCAAGTCAACTTGGCGCGGGAGTTCGGTGACCGATTCCTCGGTATGAAAGGTGGGGAAGTCGTCTTCGACGGCTATCGTGAGGACTTCTCCATCGACGTGGTGGACGAAATATACGGCAACATTCAGACGGAAGCGATTCGCGGCAACGAAGAAACTGAGGCAAACGCATGAGTGGGAAACCGGGAGAACGGATACGAGCGTACTTTGGTATCGGCTACAGCGGTGAAAACAACGTCGAACGACGCTTGATGGATTTAAAACGGGCCAAGACGGTAAAACGGCTCGGATGGCTCGTCGGGTTTGCTGGATTCGCGTATCTCTTTTTGTTCTCGCTTTCGCAGGTCAACTTCTCGATTTCGGAACTCATCGAATACTGGCCCGTCTTCCGCGATGCACTCGGGGAGTTCTTCCCGATAACGACCTACTTCGGCGTGATTCCATTCATCGACTTCGGTCAGTACTGGCAGTTCATCACGGTCGAACAACCGGTTCAGAACGGAACGTCGTTCACGGAAGCCGCGTTGACGACGCTCGCAATCGGGTTCGCGGGAACCGCTCTCGGTGTTCCCGGTGCACTTCTCTTCGGCGTTCTCGGCAGTGAGCGAGTGACGCCCTTCCCGTTCAACTTCATCTTCCGCGGCGTGATGAGCACTATTCGCTCGATTCCCGCGCTGGTGTGGGCAATCATCTACATTCCGCTCGGTGGACTGTCGCCGTTCACGGCGACCCTCGCAATCGGGACGGACACCATCGGAAATCTCGGACGACTGTTCACCGATGCACTGGAAGAGGTCGAAGATGGTCCGATTGAGGCCATCGAAAGTACGGGTGCGAACCGACCGCAGACCATCGTCTTTGGGATGCTCAGTCAGGTGTTCACGCCGTTTATCGCGTGGACGATGTACATCCTCGAAATCAACGTCCGAATCGCGGTGACCATGGGGCTTATCGGCGCAGGCGGTATCGGTGGTATCCTCAACACCCAACAGGGCCTGTTCGCCTACACGAACATGATGGCGACCATCATCGTCATCTTCGTTCTCGTCGTCTCCGTCGAGATGATAAGTCAGCGAACTCGGTCGTATCTCCGCGGCGACGGCGAAGACCACGGCGGATTCTTCCAGCACCTCATCGACCTGATTCGGGGCTTCCCACAGCGGATGAGCGAATCCGCGTGGCGATAACGACCGGTTTGGTTCCAAAATAGCGACTCTTCTTCGACGTTCCATTTTCCCCACACATTCAACTATAAATAACTCGACTCGTTAGCTATCGATATGAATCCCTCGCCCTCCTCGCTCTCCAGACGCGGGTTTCTCACGGCGTACGGAACAGTCGGCATGGCCACCGCAGTCGGGAACGCACAGACAACTACCACTACATCGGAGGAAAGCCAGCGGGAACCTGATTGGACGTTTTCGAAGGCCGACATTGATGCGTACTATCCGTTCGAAACGGCGGACGGCGTTGCATACGTTCTCGGTTCTTCCGAGTCGGATAGGACGAATCAGTACGAAATCACTCTCTATGCAATCGACCAAGCGGACAGAACGACGCTGTGGACGGAAACGCTTCCGTCACTCGCCAATATGGTCATCGAGGATGGCACCGTCTTTGTTACCACCACGACTGGCGATGGTGAGACGCAGCAAAACTACGAACTGCGCGCGTTCGATTCGAAAAATGGCGACGAACAGTGGAGACACCCTGTCCATGAGTATCCGCGGCAACTGACGGCCGAGGGTGACAGTATTTACGTCGCAGGAAATCGCGGAATCGAAGCAATCGACATCGACTCCGGGTCGGAAGTCTGGCAGTCGGACGCCGAAATCGGAGCAGTTCATATGCTTTCTCACGTCGGCAGTACGATTTATACCACTACGAACGCTGGAGTGTACGCACTCTCGGACGAGGACGGGAAAGAACAATGGCATCGAGATGGGCAAAATGTTGGCGGGTCGGATGTCATCGACGCCGATAGAAACCCACTCCGGTTGCAGTTGGCCACCGCAAAGGGCATCCTTTGCCGAAGCGGTTCCACGGTAGTCTCTTTTGACCCTGAAAACGGCGATACGCAGTGGACGGCCTCCCTCGACAACTCAAGCTATTCGGAACCGGTGCTTCACGAAGACACGGTGTATTTCTGGGGCGACTCTCTGTTCGCGGTTTCCGTCGGCGACGGAACGATACGCTGGGAGTACGACGAAGCGAACAGACGGGAACGAGGTCGCTCCGTCCTCGTGGCCGATGGAGCGGTGTTCTCGATAGTCGATCAGACAATCGTCGCGGTGAACTTCGACGGTTCCGAGCGATGGACGTTCGAGTTGCCCGAAGAGGACGACTATCGCTTGTCGTGGGGAGACATCGTCGATGGCACTTTTTACGTCGTTCACGGGAGCAAACTGCGCGCGCTTTCCACCGAGGACGGCACTGTCGAATGGTCGTTTCAACCTGACGAGGAGATGACGACGATATCCGTCTCGGAGGAAGCCGTCCTCCTCGGAACGATGGAATCGCTGTACTGTTTCGACTTGCCCCAGTCGATTCCCGATATGCTCGTGGAGGAGACGACCGGCTTTCTCACCTCTGGAGTCGGTATCGCCCTGTCCAGCGTCCTCCTCGGAAGCGGCGTGTTCGTCGCGTATCGCCGGATGAACGCGGAACCGGAATCGTCGGACGGAACGCCGAAACCGGAATTGGATTCCGAATCCCAACCTGACTCGAAACCGGAACCCGAACCGGAACCGGAGTACGGCCGTCTGGAACGCATCGCCAGCGACGAGTTCACCGAAACCTTCCGGGTTAGAGAACGAAGCGAGGACGGCCCGCGCGTCGTCGTGAAAAAGCATCTGACCGACTCGAACCTAATTGAGGAGTTCGAATCGGCAGTCGAACGCTGGGCCGACCTGAGCGACCGAAAGGGCGTCGTTCCCGTCCTCGATTTCGGGGACGACTGGGCCGAACTCCCCGACTACGAGGGCGGGTCGCTCGCCGACAGCGAGCGACCAACGGGAGAGCGAATCAAGGCCCTTTCGGACGCGAACATGACCGTTCACAGGGCGCACGGTGACGGACTGATTCACGGCGGACTGAGGCCCGAAACGATTCTGCTCGATGGTGACGGTCGGGGTGGCGTGAGCGACTGGGAACTCGCCACCGCGTTCACAGACCATCGTGATTCCTCGCCCTACGACGCGCCGGAACAGGTCGCGGGCGAGGCGGCGGACGAACGAACCGACGTGTACCGACTCGGCGCGATTGCTTATTTCGTCCTCACTGGCGATGCGCCCGCGGGCGCATCGCCGCCGACAGCGGACGATTCTCCCTCTCTGCAGGACTACTCTTCCCTCTCCCCGGAACTGACCGACGTGCTTTCGACGGCGATGGCATCCAACCCGGACGACCGGTATCAATCGGTCGTGAAGTTCGACGACATGTTGCGCTGGGCGACGTTCCGCGCTTGAGTCAGACGAGAAAGAACGAAATACCTCCACGCCGTCGTACTGTCGGGGGAACTCTGTGTGGTTACTGCGCTACTGGTAGTTGGACTGTTAGTTGCCGTCTTCGTCGGCTACAACATCGGCGGGTCATCGACGGGCGTCGCGTTCGGCCCTGCGGTCGGAAGCCGAATCATCGGAAAGGTCGGCGCGGGGGTGTTGTTCACCGCCTTCGCGCTCTGGGGCGGCTGGACGGTCGGCAGAAACGTCATCGAAACCATGAGCGACGGCATCGTTCCGGCGAGCCAATTTACGCTCGAAACGAGCGTCGTCGTGCTGTTTTTCGCCGGATTCGCGCTCCTCATCTCGAATCTGTACGGCGTGCCAGCATCGACATCCATGACCGCAGTCGGGGCAATCGTTGGACTCGGACTTGCGACGGATTCGTTGAACGAGTCGCTCATGTTCACCATCGTCTCAG
The window above is part of the Haladaptatus cibarius D43 genome. Proteins encoded here:
- a CDS encoding PhnD/SsuA/transferrin family substrate-binding protein is translated as MVKRRTFIRTASAAGILGLAGCTGDNDDSGNDGDGSTTPGTGTGTSTKSGDGETVNFILTPAEASVNVKQQYKGLFDYIESETGVTVESTKAASYPAVFQALKGGRGDLADASPTLAVVGDEENVTDVVGIRVAYGSAKYFSLISTTPDSGANNLSDLEGESVTFGSKISTSGSLFPLYMLQEAGLDIGNAPEGTPNGFDGQWAGDHDTALNQMMNRPDVMAAGTGAFVAAPHIPKDQFPSRFKEMSSEFDNAGSEDEELKLLKASQPIPRAPILSRSNWDSPKREEVEQALIDATEEDLKGDASGDNELWFTGVQEGDVNDYDPVKNVKNSLGLEFGN
- a CDS encoding outer membrane protein assembly factor BamB family protein codes for the protein MNPSPSSLSRRGFLTAYGTVGMATAVGNAQTTTTTSEESQREPDWTFSKADIDAYYPFETADGVAYVLGSSESDRTNQYEITLYAIDQADRTTLWTETLPSLANMVIEDGTVFVTTTTGDGETQQNYELRAFDSKNGDEQWRHPVHEYPRQLTAEGDSIYVAGNRGIEAIDIDSGSEVWQSDAEIGAVHMLSHVGSTIYTTTNAGVYALSDEDGKEQWHRDGQNVGGSDVIDADRNPLRLQLATAKGILCRSGSTVVSFDPENGDTQWTASLDNSSYSEPVLHEDTVYFWGDSLFAVSVGDGTIRWEYDEANRRERGRSVLVADGAVFSIVDQTIVAVNFDGSERWTFELPEEDDYRLSWGDIVDGTFYVVHGSKLRALSTEDGTVEWSFQPDEEMTTISVSEEAVLLGTMESLYCFDLPQSIPDMLVEETTGFLTSGVGIALSSVLLGSGVFVAYRRMNAEPESSDGTPKPELDSESQPDSKPEPEPEPEYGRLERIASDEFTETFRVRERSEDGPRVVVKKHLTDSNLIEEFESAVERWADLSDRKGVVPVLDFGDDWAELPDYEGGSLADSERPTGERIKALSDANMTVHRAHGDGLIHGGLRPETILLDGDGRGGVSDWELATAFTDHRDSSPYDAPEQVAGEAADERTDVYRLGAIAYFVLTGDAPAGASPPTADDSPSLQDYSSLSPELTDVLSTAMASNPDDRYQSVVKFDDMLRWATFRA
- the phnE gene encoding phosphonate ABC transporter, permease protein PhnE — protein: MSGKPGERIRAYFGIGYSGENNVERRLMDLKRAKTVKRLGWLVGFAGFAYLFLFSLSQVNFSISELIEYWPVFRDALGEFFPITTYFGVIPFIDFGQYWQFITVEQPVQNGTSFTEAALTTLAIGFAGTALGVPGALLFGVLGSERVTPFPFNFIFRGVMSTIRSIPALVWAIIYIPLGGLSPFTATLAIGTDTIGNLGRLFTDALEEVEDGPIEAIESTGANRPQTIVFGMLSQVFTPFIAWTMYILEINVRIAVTMGLIGAGGIGGILNTQQGLFAYTNMMATIIVIFVLVVSVEMISQRTRSYLRGDGEDHGGFFQHLIDLIRGFPQRMSESAWR
- the phnC gene encoding phosphonate ABC transporter ATP-binding protein; protein product: MSTIKVENLSKSYGDVQALKDVSFEIPDGEFVVLLGESGAGKSTLLRCLNGLTKPTSGSVTIGGEPITGPRDDVAMIFQQHYIIGQLSAYANALTGSLNRTSFFRSLFQWNDRADKMEALRALDTVGLLDEAGQQASRMSGGQQQRVGIARALVQTPNLLLADEPVASLDPASAESVMGYIRNAAGERDLTTIASLHQVNLAREFGDRFLGMKGGEVVFDGYREDFSIDVVDEIYGNIQTEAIRGNEETEANA